AACCAACCTGTAAGCTAAACAGATAGAAGGCTATGGTCCCAATCTATGCGTCGCGATTCTGATCTTTATATAATTCCTAGTTTCCTACAGATATTAATCAGCTACATCACATGGTATTtacatcattgagtatagaacatTACTAGACTGAGATTCTGTCCAAATACATGACAAGATTGCAACGTGGAAATCATCATCTGCGGGTAAATTTCATAATAATTAGATCCACTATCTTGATTAGTTACATAACTAATCAGGAAGTCCATGGAAAATCAGTAGTCTTGTTGTCGGAGATTTCCATCTCTCTGAACTTCATCACTCTGGCCACCAGCCCCTCAACTACATCTGAATCTGGCGCGAACATTGCATGGGTGATGCCAACTACACCAGGGTTCTGACTTTTAAGCACCGAGAACGTCGTTGCAAGACGGAAACCAtagttcatgatgaaatgaaccaaACCACGGGGAAAGATGAACACATCCCCCTTACATAGTCTCTTCTGAAACAGCTTACCGGTTGTGTCAAAGAAACCAGCCAGCACCCTGCCATCATGGACAAACATCATCTCAGACGCCCTTGGGTGAGAGTGGGGAAGCACTAGCCCATACGGGTCGATATCGGTCCGTGCCATGGACATGCCAAGGGTGTTGAGGCCAGGGAACTCGGCAGCAGTGACGATGACCACGTTGTCTAGTTTCCCGGCATGGTTGAGAAGCAAAGTCTTGAAATCAGAAGCCAGTATGGTGCTAGGGTGCTTGCAGAGGTAGCCGTTCATGAACAGCTTCCTTTCACCCTGAGGCGCCATAGGGCACatatcttgaagaggtggactgtcTGACAGGCTTGGTGGTGTATagaggccaaggaggaggaggtagGAAAACATGACGGTGAAGAGCTTCATCTCTTGGACACAGAGAGGGAGTAGAGAATCATGGGTTTAAATAATGTGATGGAAAAGGAGTGAAACCAAAGCCAAGTCTGTGCAACCTGTATCAGATTTCTTGGAGTTCACTACAGAATTTGCTTCGGATTGTGGCCAAGGTAACAATCTCTGAATTGTGGCAAAAGGGTGAAGGTGTTACTATGAAGCTTTTTTGATTCTAACGATGCCCCTAGGTCGCCATTTGTTTCATCTCCAGGCTACCGAGGCTGCAAATCTAGAAAAAACATTACGCTGATTCTGAAAATGCTTCAGACTTGGCATATGCTGCAGTGATGCCTATTGTATATGGTGCTCAATTAGTGTTCCCGTGGTAAAGAGATAGTTGGCAATCTGTAGTTAGTACTGGTATCCGAGGAGACGCTCATCACTCACTTATACTGGTAAAAAATGGTGTGTTTCAGAAACTGATGCTCATGAAGAGATCAACCAAAGTCTGGCTGAACATGCAATGCTATAACGAAGGCATATCATCAGATTTCATAGCAGCTGGCGAGTCGGCAACAATCACGGTGCAGAAGAGTTCGCTTGCTACAATTTACGCATCGACTAGCCGCCATCACCGGAAGGAGGAGAAATAAATTCACCTTCTGGAATCTGGATGCGGAGGTGCCCAAGGTCGAAGGCGGCAGTGAGGTACCATCGGGGCAGCAGCCACTGCGGTGGCAAATGCGCAAGTAGGGGAGAGCGGTGGCGTGCGAACGGAAGGTTTCGGAGAAGGtcgacatcgccgccgccgcagGATGCACCGGAGCTCCCGGCGGTGGTGGTGGGGAGGCCACTCGCAATCGGAAAGTAAGCCCAACACCACAGCCTACC
The Triticum dicoccoides isolate Atlit2015 ecotype Zavitan chromosome 3A, WEW_v2.0, whole genome shotgun sequence genome window above contains:
- the LOC119271118 gene encoding germin-like protein 11-1, which gives rise to MKLFTVMFSYLLLLGLYTPPSLSDSPPLQDMCPMAPQGERKLFMNGYLCKHPSTILASDFKTLLLNHAGKLDNVVIVTAAEFPGLNTLGMSMARTDIDPYGLVLPHSHPRASEMMFVHDGRVLAGFFDTTGKLFQKRLCKGDVFIFPRGLVHFIMNYGFRLATTFSVLKSQNPGVVGITHAMFAPDSDVVEGLVARVMKFREMEISDNKTTDFPWTS